GGGACAACCAGTCGCTCTTCGCGTGGGACGGCACGCCCCTCGAGTCGCTGCGCACCTTCGAGTACGTCGTCACCGGTGCGGTCGCCCCGCGCGCGATCACGACGATCGAGCAGGTCGCGCTGACGGTGACGGATGGCTCGCCGGTGACCCTGCCCGACACGATCGCCGTGGAGTTCAACGACGGCACCACGGAGCATCCGTCGGTCGAATGGAGCAGCGCGGTCGACTGGATCCGCGGACCGGGGTCGTACTCGATTCCCGGCACGACCGACTCGGGCCTGCAGGTCACGGCGACGGTCGACGTGGTCTCCCCGAACTTCGTGCAGAACCCGGGCTTCGAGAGCAGCGACATGGGCGCGTGGCAGCTCACCGGGCCCGCCTCGCGCCAGGAGAGCGCCGATGCGTCCGCCGGCGACTTCGCCGTGACGTTCTGGAACGGCGGGGCCTACGAGACCTCGGCGACGCAGACCCTCACGGGCGTGCCCGCCGGCACCTACGTGCTCGAGGCGACGACGCAGGGCACGAACAGCCCGTCGACCGACAGTCGCGTGCTCTTGGCGACCACGTCGGCCGGCTCGTGGAGCGCACCGCTCGAGTTCACGGCGTGGAACGAGTTCCACACCGCGTCGGTGCCTGGCGTCGTGGTCGGGGCTGACGGCGTCGTCGAGATCGCTGCGGAGTTCTCGCTCTCGGCGGGCGCGTGGGGCGTGCTCGATGAGGTGCGCCTGATCGCTCCCGAGTCGTCGGCCGAGCCGGTCGACACCGCGAAGCTCGAGGCGGCGCTCGCGGGTGCCGCCGCCATCGATCGCTCGAAGTACACGGCTGCCTCGCTTGCGAACCTCGACGACGCCGTCGCGATCGGCGAGGTGGTGCTCGCGGGCTCGCGGGCCACGGCACGCGACGTGAAGGATGCGACCAAGCTCGTCGAGAAGGCAGTGCAGCAGCTCAAGCGGGTCAAGCAGCAGTAGCCGGAACGACGAGGTGGGCGGATGCCGCGGCATCCGCCCATCTTCGTCGCCTTCCTCCTCGCGAACGAGATGGGGGACGAGACTCCTTCGACGCGGCGTCCTTGAGCCTGACATCGGGTACCACGTAGGCTGGGCCAAGTTTCCGCAACGGCTGGGGTGGTGCCGACGGGCGGCAAACGGTGACGTCCGGGGGGACACCAACCGATGTTCAGTTCACGAGCAGTCAGAGCAGCGGCGACAGGCGTACTGGTGGCAGGCATGATCGCGGTGCTCTCGCCGGCTACGAATGCGTTCGCGGCTCCGCCGCCGGTCATCGGAAATGACGGCGACTACACGTATGACCGCAGTTGGAGCACCTCGATCAGTGAACCCCCGGTCGGGTTCCTGGTGCCCTCATCGATCGTGGTGGCGCCTGACGGGAGCCTGTACGGGATCGCGAACTACTCCTCCGGGTCGTCCCAGAGCGTCGTCCACTACACCGCGACTGGGGAACTCATCGCCGCATGGCCCGCTCAGAATGGCGGGTCCCCGACTGGTCTGGCATTGGACGCGGATGGCAATCCAGTCGTACTCGAGACCGCCGGTGACGGCAGCAACCGGACGGTCAGCACGTACGACGGTACCGGCACGGTCTTGTCGACCACGTCTCTGCCTCCTGCCGAGGCCTCGTCAGCGGGCCTCGCCATCTCGCCTGACGGGGCCACCCTCTACGTCAGCGAGAGACCCTTCGATGGCGGCTTCACCATCGACGCGTACGACCGTGCCGGGGCCATCGCCGCACCCGCAATCACCATCCCTGACTTCGACGCAGGCTTTGCCGCATTCAATCTCAACATCACCTCCGATGGACGCTTGAGCGCACTTGGATTCGTTCAGGCACCCGAGTTCGCACAGAAGTTCGCGAGCGTCGACCCCGATGGAACGGATCTCATCTTCCGTGACACGCCTGACACCGCCACGTACTTCGGTCAGGTCACTGTGGGCCCCGACGACCTCCTGTATCACGTCAATCAAGACGGCGATTCGGTGATCACGATCACCGACGCGAACGGCACGGTGCTTCGCAGCATCCCCCGAACCGCCCTGGCTCCGTTCGACGGCAACGTCATCGGTGTGGCTGCCGGGCAGGACGGCACCGTCTACCTCACCGGGTACTTCTTCGACGGCACCGGCGAGACCGTCGGCGGAATCATGGCGCTCGTCCCGCTCACGTCCCCCGACCTCGCAGGAGCGACGAGCTCCCCTCTCGCCTGCGAACCGTTCTCCTTCGCGATCCAGGCGTCTGGCAACCCACCGCCCACCTACTACGAGGTGACCGCGGGAACGCTGCCGCCCGGGCTCGCGCTCGACCCCGACACCGGAGTCGTCTCAGGCACTCCCACCGCCCCCGGCGGAACCAGCATCGTCGAGATCACTGCATACAACGGAGTGACACCGACGGAGGCGACCACCACGAACGCGACGGCGACCTTCCAGTTCGACGTGGCGCTGAACACCTTCACCACCACGCCGCTGACCGTGACTGGCGACCCGGCGCCCGGCAGCGCCCTGACTGCGACGATGTCGGCCTGGACGCCGGAACCCGAGACGCTCACCTATCAGTGGTACCGCGACGACGTCGCCATCCCCGACGCCACTGGAGCCGACTACACGGTCGCCTCCGCTGACCAAGGGCACGTCCTCCGCGTTGCCGCGACCGGCGCCTCGCCGTGCTACGAGGACGCCACCGCAGAATCGGCACCCGTCACGGTCGCTGCAGCGCCAACGCCTCCCTCGCCTGGGCCTGACAGCGGATCCGGCACCACCGGCAGCGACGGCACCATCGCCGAGACCGGCTTCGACGTCGCCGGAACGACCCCGTTCATCGTCGGAGCCTTCGCCCTGCTCTTCGTCGGCGCACTGATGCTCACCACCCGCAGCCTCGCAGACCGGCGCGCGAGGCGATAGCCGGCGGCGCGAACGCGCCGTTCTCACCCACTCGAAGCGGATTCCCTGATGCCGCCGCGCCGCCGCAGCGCTACACTCCGCGACTATGGACATGCTGATGGGCGACCAGATCGCCGCGGCCGAACTGACCGACTGGCGCAAGCTCGCCCAGGGGCTCCATGCCCGGTACCTGATCGACGACTTCGGCACCGGCGCACGGTTCGTCGTCGCCGTGGGCGAGGCGGGCGACGCGCTCGACCACCACCCACGCGTCTCGATCGGCACCGGGTACGTCGACCTCGAGCTCGTCAGCGACGACGCCATCTACCGCGACGACGACGGTACTGAATACGTCGTCGAATGGGTGACCCAGCAGGATGTGGACCTCGCACGACGCATCACGTCGATCGCTGCCGACCACGGGCTCGCCGCCGATCCAGCGTCGGTCAGCGAGATCGAGCTCGGCCTCGACACGGCGCACTCGGCGACCATCGCACCGGTGTGGGCGGCCCTCCTGACCGGGAGCGCCGAGTCCCAGGGCCGCGGTACCCCCGGCGACGAGATCCGGGATGCCACGGTACGGGTGCCGAACCTGTGGTTCGAAGAAGTCGACGGGCAGGCCGCTTCGCGTCAGCGATTCCACCTCGAGGTCTACGTCGCGCCCGAGGCGGTCGAGCACCGGGTCGCCGCCGCCGTCGCCGCTGGCGGAACCATCGTCGACGACAGTGAAGCACCTTCGCTCACGGTGATCGCCGATCAAGACGGCAACCGGGGAGTCATTGCGACGAAGGGGTGAAGGCCGGCTCAGCTGCCGGCTCGATCTGCTCAGTTGCCCCCGCCACCACCATCGCCGCCGCCGAAGCCGCCGTCGAACCCGCCGCCCCCGTCGAAGCCACCGCCGCCACCGTCGCCGAAACCGCCGCCACCGCCGTCGCCGAACATGCCGTTGTCGCCGCCGGCGAGGTATCCGCCACCCCACCCCTTGGTGTCGGCGAGCATCGGCACGCCGAACCGGGAGTCCTCACCGCGCTGCAGCAGCCCGCCGCCCACGCCGATCGGCTGCACGAGTTCGGCGGCGACGATCGCGAGGCACGATGCGAGACGGTCGGCTGAGAGCGGCGCCGTCGAGTGGTACCAGGTCGGCGCCGTGCCCGACTTCGCCGCGACCTCCGCGAAGCTGCGCACCACGGATGTCTCGCCGAACAGCACCGCCCACGGCAGCAGCTTCTCGCCCGCGGCGACGGACGGGACATCCGCCCCCTCGATCGCCGCCCGCAGCTCGTTCGCCCGCGCGCGCAACTGCATGCCGGCCGCGTTCAGCGGAATCGCCCGCGGCAGGAACACGCGCACCGCGACCGCCGCCGCCCCGATCACGATCGCGCTCCAGGCCACCGACTTCGAGGGGGCATCGGGCAGGGTGAGGCTGATGACCCCGAGCACCACGCCGGCGAGGCCCGCGTAGCTCGTCACCCGGAATCGCATGCCGGGCCGCTTCTCGCGATACCAGGCGGCCGCGTCGCGGAACCCGTCGCGCGTGACCGCGAGCAGCTGCCCGTTGTTCTTCACGACCCGGTCGACGTCGACGCTCGTGCCGCGCGCGAGCGTGCGCGACCCGCCAACGAGCCCGGGCGCGAGCATGGCGATCACTGTGCCGTCGGCGCCCTCGTTCTCGACGTCGGTGCGAGCCGCCAGCGGATAGTCGCCGTCGAACACCAGCCGGATGTCCTTCGCGCTCCCCCGCTCCCCCTCGGGCAGGTCGACACCTTCACGGATGTCGCGGCGATCCTCGATCGCGATGACCCCGTTGACGGCGAGCAGCACGACCGTCGCGGGCAGCCACCTCGTCGCCGCCTCCCCCGACACGAACCCGACCGGCAGGATGCCCGCGGCCTCGGCATCGACGATGGCCAGCGCATCACCCGGCGGGGGCGGCCGCAGCCACGCGACGATGAGCGTGCCGACGCAGACCGCCGCGGTCAACGATGCGGCGAGCGCAATGAGCGGCAGGACGGCCGTGCTGAGGCTGCTACCCGGGGTTGCCGCGAGCAGCTCTGTGTCGGCGCCGGCATCGGCCAGGTCGACGATGACCTGGTGCAGTGCCGAAGCGAAGAAGTGCTTCATGAGCGGAGATTACTCCTGCTGATGCGCGGCGGGCGAGCGGCGCAGACGGTTGATTTCGAGCTCGTGTCGATATGAGCCGTGCTTGTTCGACGCATGAGTAGAGGGGCCGCCAACGGCACCCGACGACGAAAGGATCGATCATGACGCAGTACTTCCTCACCGTGCCCCACGACTCCGCCGAGGAGCCGACGATGGAGTCGATGCAGGAGTTCGAACCTGCCGAGTTCGCAGCGGTCATTGCCGCGGTCGACACGTTCAACGCAGAACTGAAGGAGTCGGGCGCGTTCGTGTTCGCTGGCGGCCTGAACCCGCCCTCGACCGCGAAGACGGTCGATGCCTCTTCGGGCGAGCCCCGCGTGCTCGACGAGCCGTTCGTCGAGGCGCCGTCATACGTCGGCGGATTCTGGGTGATCGAGGCGGCGGACGATGCCGCAGCCGTCGAATGGACCACCAAGGCTGCGCGGGCATTGCAGGGCCGCATCGAGGTACGCGCCCTGCAGGAGGCGCCCGAGGCGTAGCGAACGGCACACATGTCCCACCGGTGACCTACGCTGGCGCTACGCACCACCCGCGTCGGCCGGAAGGACACGAGCTCGTGAGCTCATCGCTCCCAGAACAACCTTCCGACGATGTGCCGCCGACGCTGATCGACCGACCACCAGGTGCCGGAGTGATCGCGAAGTGCCTCGCCCTGAACGCCGCCGCTCCGCCGCGTGGCTGGCTCGCTCGGGTCTTCGGGCATTCGCCTCTGGCCGCCGACGCGACGAGCTGGTACGGCGGCGCCCTCGGCGAACTCGCCGTCGGAGCCCGCCTTCAGGGTTTGAACGGCGACTGGACTGTGCTTCACTCCGTGCCGATCGGCAAGCACGACACCGACATCGACCACGTCATCGTCGGCCCGACCGGTGTCTTCACCATCAACACGAAGCGACACCCTGGTGGGCGCATCTGGCTGGGCGTCCACATGCTCATGATCAACGGACAGAAGACCGACTATCTCCGCAAGGCACGAGCAGAGGCGCTGCAAGCGTCTCGTCGGCTCACCGCCGCAAGCGGAGCGCCGGTCACGGCCACCCCGATCATCGTGCTGGTCGGCGCCAAAGCGATCACGGTGAAGCAACGCCCGGCGGACGTCGTGGTTCTTCGGGAGGAGGAACTCGTGCGCTGGCTTCAGTCGAAGCGCCGCGGGCCGCGAGTCACTCCCGCGCCCGCACTCCTATCGATCGTCGGGATGCCGCGAACGTGGCACGCCAATGGCGCTGCCGCGATCGAGACCTTCGACGCTTCCCACAACGCCACGTTCGCATTGCTCCGACGGTCGGTGGGCCGAGCCGCCGGTGTTCGAGCGGTGTGGGTGTTCGGTGTCGTCGTCGCAGCACTCGCGACATCCTTCGGGCTGCTGACGGGGTAGTTCGCGAACGAGGCCGGCGCCACTTGCGACAACATCGGACTCAGCTGACTCACCGAGCGCGAACCGCGGCGGGCTGGAGCGCACCCGGATACAGCTCATCGAGGAGGCCGAGGGCGAGCTCGCGCAGAAGCCCTTCGAGCGAGCGCTGGATGAGCTCCGACCCATCGCCCCGGCGAGCCCAAATCGCAGCCAGCTTCTCCTGCGACGCCACCACCGCATCGACGACGATCGGCCGCCAGTGCGACGGATACTCTCCCTCACGCCATGCACCACGCCCGCGCCCGTAGTGCGCGACCGCCAGGTACCGCAGCAGCGCCGAGGTGACGAGTCCGTCGAGGAACGCCTCCTCCCACCGCAGGCTCGACTCGGTGCGACCCCGCACCACGTTGACGCCCTGCGCGATGCCCGCACCGCCGAGCGCCCCGATGATCGCGCCGGCGACCATGCCGGCGCCGAACGTGAGGCCGCCCGCCATCAGGTCGGCGCCGAGCCCGGTGAGCGCCCCTGACACGACCCCGCCAAGCGCAGCGGTGCGCGTGCCGTCGAGCGGCGCGTCGAGGTGCACCCCGTCGGCCACTCGCTCGAGCACCTCGTCGGCGGCTCGACCCTCGAGCCGGTGGATCGCGATGAGCCGCTCCATGCCCGCGCGCAGATCCGCCTGTAGCCGAGCGGCCATCTCGTCGGTGGCCTCCGCCCGCGCCTTCGCCCGCGCCGCGTTCGGCAGGCCGAGCGAGCCGGTGACCCGATTCGTGATCGGCTCGGCCGGCAGCGCGACGCGGTCGGCGGCCGCACGTGCGATCGGCCCGGCGAGCGCGGCCATCGATGCGTCGAACTCGCCCATGCGCAGCTCGCGCCAGGCAGCCGACAACCGGGCGAAGGCGGGCGCCGAGGCATCCGGAACCAGCGGTTCGATCGCCGCGAACAACGTGAACTCCTGCACCCAGCAGCGCGCGAACGCGTCGAAGGCGAGCACGTCGCGCACGTTCGTCGAGGGGCCGAGCGCGGCTCGCCAGCGCGCGGCATCCGCTTCTTCTGCAGCACGGTCTCGCGGCGGGCCGGTCTGGTTGAGCAGCACGAGCACGGGCTTGCCGACGTGCTCGAGCACCTCGAGCTCGGGGGCGAGGTAGCCGGCGTCGGCGGGCGCCTCGGCCGAGTTCACGAGGTAGAGCACCACATCGGCCTGCTCG
The sequence above is a segment of the Agromyces hippuratus genome. Coding sequences within it:
- a CDS encoding DUF3482 domain-containing protein — encoded protein: MSGDAASDRVDRGLGLDTAASPPTRPAIPGLDAGAVSLSLISHTNAGKTTLARTLLGRDVGEVRDAPHVTAEATPFPLVQTSVGDLLTLWDTPGFGDSVRLARRLRQNRNPIGWFTSQVWDRYQDRALWLSQLAVRNVAEQADVVLYLVNSAEAPADAGYLAPELEVLEHVGKPVLVLLNQTGPPRDRAAEEADAARWRAALGPSTNVRDVLAFDAFARCWVQEFTLFAAIEPLVPDASAPAFARLSAAWRELRMGEFDASMAALAGPIARAAADRVALPAEPITNRVTGSLGLPNAARAKARAEATDEMAARLQADLRAGMERLIAIHRLEGRAADEVLERVADGVHLDAPLDGTRTAALGGVVSGALTGLGADLMAGGLTFGAGMVAGAIIGALGGAGIAQGVNVVRGRTESSLRWEEAFLDGLVTSALLRYLAVAHYGRGRGAWREGEYPSHWRPIVVDAVVASQEKLAAIWARRGDGSELIQRSLEGLLRELALGLLDELYPGALQPAAVRAR
- a CDS encoding nuclease-related domain-containing protein: MDHQGCAGIAGPHRGTRPAGGARGVANGTHVPPVTYAGATHHPRRPEGHELVSSSLPEQPSDDVPPTLIDRPPGAGVIAKCLALNAAAPPRGWLARVFGHSPLAADATSWYGGALGELAVGARLQGLNGDWTVLHSVPIGKHDTDIDHVIVGPTGVFTINTKRHPGGRIWLGVHMLMINGQKTDYLRKARAEALQASRRLTAASGAPVTATPIIVLVGAKAITVKQRPADVVVLREEELVRWLQSKRRGPRVTPAPALLSIVGMPRTWHANGAAAIETFDASHNATFALLRRSVGRAAGVRAVWVFGVVVAALATSFGLLTG
- a CDS encoding YciI family protein codes for the protein MTQYFLTVPHDSAEEPTMESMQEFEPAEFAAVIAAVDTFNAELKESGAFVFAGGLNPPSTAKTVDASSGEPRVLDEPFVEAPSYVGGFWVIEAADDAAAVEWTTKAARALQGRIEVRALQEAPEA
- a CDS encoding putative Ig domain-containing protein; this encodes MIAVLSPATNAFAAPPPVIGNDGDYTYDRSWSTSISEPPVGFLVPSSIVVAPDGSLYGIANYSSGSSQSVVHYTATGELIAAWPAQNGGSPTGLALDADGNPVVLETAGDGSNRTVSTYDGTGTVLSTTSLPPAEASSAGLAISPDGATLYVSERPFDGGFTIDAYDRAGAIAAPAITIPDFDAGFAAFNLNITSDGRLSALGFVQAPEFAQKFASVDPDGTDLIFRDTPDTATYFGQVTVGPDDLLYHVNQDGDSVITITDANGTVLRSIPRTALAPFDGNVIGVAAGQDGTVYLTGYFFDGTGETVGGIMALVPLTSPDLAGATSSPLACEPFSFAIQASGNPPPTYYEVTAGTLPPGLALDPDTGVVSGTPTAPGGTSIVEITAYNGVTPTEATTTNATATFQFDVALNTFTTTPLTVTGDPAPGSALTATMSAWTPEPETLTYQWYRDDVAIPDATGADYTVASADQGHVLRVAATGASPCYEDATAESAPVTVAAAPTPPSPGPDSGSGTTGSDGTIAETGFDVAGTTPFIVGAFALLFVGALMLTTRSLADRRARR
- a CDS encoding VOC family protein translates to MDMLMGDQIAAAELTDWRKLAQGLHARYLIDDFGTGARFVVAVGEAGDALDHHPRVSIGTGYVDLELVSDDAIYRDDDGTEYVVEWVTQQDVDLARRITSIAADHGLAADPASVSEIELGLDTAHSATIAPVWAALLTGSAESQGRGTPGDEIRDATVRVPNLWFEEVDGQAASRQRFHLEVYVAPEAVEHRVAAAVAAGGTIVDDSEAPSLTVIADQDGNRGVIATKG